The Brassica rapa cultivar Chiifu-401-42 chromosome A10, CAAS_Brap_v3.01, whole genome shotgun sequence genome segment GTATAGACCAGACTGAAACAGAGGTTTTAAAAGTGTACTTGAAGATTGAAAAACTCAAGTTGTGGTATGTGAAACCGCTGCAGATTGAAGTCTCTGCAACCATGCAATTCTCAAACTAGGCTTCTTCAGCTCAAGAAAGATCTCTCTATACTCCCTCTTCAAGAACTGATCCAAAGCAAACATGTAGAGATCACTCCCTTCCTCCACCTCCTTCATCGCATTAAGGCTCTCAATGCATTCCCCAATACAGTACATCCTCTTTGCCGATTCCATCTCAACGCACACAGGACTCTCCTGCAACACACCGTCGCTCACCAACCTTTTAGCAGGCTTCTCTTCGTAATCCGCTTCATCTCCTCGAAGCCGCGGCGACTCGGAACGCTCCCTGAGGAGGAGCTTCTTCCTAGAGGGAGGAGTGTATGTCTCTCCAGGCTCTATAACTCCGCTGAAGATGATGGAGAGCTTATCAGCGTGAGGCACCTCCTTGTGACGAAACTGTCCTGCTCTCGGATTCTCCCGGATATAGTTTCTCCACTCCTCTTCCGTTGCACCGAAGCTACCGGTTTCCGGATCCCATCTCATGCCCTCGTCTCCGACGAGCTGGCACCAGATCTTCCAAGCTTTCCTGGTGCAGTCCCAGTGGTTCTTCAGCTGCCCTCTTGTGTAACCGAGTCCTGTTCTTTCGTTAATCGTCTCGAAAATGGTTTTCCACCCTTCCTTGTTGAAATGCGTGTCTGGTCTGTTTCCTTTCAGAGTCTCTTGCACTAAGAGATCAAGAAACAGCTCGTGTGTGGACGGAGACCAGTACCCTTTTGTCTGAGGGTTAGAAGAGCTGCACATGCTTctgttatcttcttcttcagcttcttcttcttcatgatgACCACTTCTTCTCCTTTTCCTTACTCTTAAGACTTCATCATCATTATCTCTGACCTCAACATTATTACTACCGGCAAAGATAATCTCTAGCTTCTCGAGATCTTGTGGAACACTCAACATATACTGCCCTGCATCAGGATTCTCCTGTAACACAAAAGCAATCACCCTTTCAGCTTTTTCAACACCAAAACATTCTCACAAATAATCAAAAGCACGGTTCTAAAAATCGGTGTAGGCAGCCATCCGAGTTATACTATTCACATCGGTTTGAATCGatctaaattattttaaatctgttaaattaaataacaatgttcatataaatctacaaatttgtataatttcttttgttttgaacaTCTAATTTcgataattcatcaaaataattttataattaaactcaAAAACTAAATCAATAACGACTAGACTTCGCCTATGCCCCAATAATTCGCCAAGTTGCTAGTCATCTACAACAAGCCTAGTTACCAGGTAACAATTTCTTGAACAAAGATCAAAAAGTAATAAAGACTAACCTGTAAATAGTAATCCCATTCTTCATTACTAGCACCAAACGTATTAGTCTCAGGATCCCAACCCATATAACCAGTTTGAACAAGCCTACACCAAATCTTCCACTGCCTGCTCATTGTATCCCAATGGTTCTTAAGCTGCATCCTATCGTACATAGCGCCCGTCTGCTCCTGAAACGAACTCAGTATATTCCTCCAGCCTTCTTTCGAAAAATGCGTCCCTGGTTTGTTCCCTAACATAGTCTGCTCCACGCATAGATCAAGAAACACTCTGTGGTACTCAGGCTCCCACACAGCCTTTGGCCTCATCTTTATCTCAAAAAACTCCTAACAATAAAAAAACGATTACATTACATAAAGTGTTACACTTTCTTACACCATTACAACAACAGAGCAGAGAAAAtgcaataaaaatcaaaactttaagtCTTACATTGGCATAATCGTTCTACTTATTGAACACAAACCATATAAACGCAGACGCAATTACATGAAACGCGTTTTTAGGAGGAACAATGTGATTCTGCTACCCTAGATTTCCCCTAATTCTCAAATGCGAAGATGGATGGGGATGAGCACGAAACCCTAATTCGAGCAATTGAAGAAATTTGAATAATTGGGATAACGGTTAGGACCCAAACAGGCGGTGATTGGGACGCGACAGAAACAGAAACGGAAAAAAACGTTACCGGGAATCGGACAGAAAACGCGACAGCGATTGAGTGGCCACACTGTGGTCGTGGGGTGGCTGGAGAAGCC includes the following:
- the LOC103846920 gene encoding L10-interacting MYB domain-containing protein is translated as MRPKAVWEPEYHRVFLDLCVEQTMLGNKPGTHFSKEGWRNILSSFQEQTGAMYDRMQLKNHWDTMSRQWKIWCRLVQTGYMGWDPETNTFGASNEEWDYYLQENPDAGQYMLSVPQDLEKLEIIFAGSNNVEVRDNDDEVLRVRKRRRSGHHEEEEAEEEDNRSMCSSSNPQTKGYWSPSTHELFLDLLVQETLKGNRPDTHFNKEGWKTIFETINERTGLGYTRGQLKNHWDCTRKAWKIWCQLVGDEGMRWDPETGSFGATEEEWRNYIRENPRAGQFRHKEVPHADKLSIIFSGVIEPGETYTPPSRKKLLLRERSESPRLRGDEADYEEKPAKRLVSDGVLQESPVCVEMESAKRMYCIGECIESLNAMKEVEEGSDLYMFALDQFLKREYREIFLELKKPSLRIAWLQRLQSAAVSHTTT